The window GAAGCGACGCTTCAGCTGATCGACGGGAAATGGAAAGGGGTGATCCTCTACCACCTGCTTGAGGGAACCCTGCGCTTTAACGAAATCCGCAGGCGCCTGCCCAATATCACCCAGCGCATGCTGACGGCGCAGCTTCGCGAACTGGAACAGGACGGGTTTGTCCTGCGGACGGTCTACGCCGAGGTGCCCCGAAGGTGGAATACAGCCTGACGCTGCGGGGACGGACCCTGGAGCCGGTCATCATGGCCCTCAAGAAATGGGGGGACGAGAATACCGGGTTCAGGCGGGATCCTGAATCCCCTGCGGAGCTGGACGAGCCTGCCGCCGATTGTCCGGTCTCCTGCGTTCAGGCTGGCGGTTGAGCAGGCACTGTTGGTGATCCGCATCCACGTTGCGGACATGCACCCGGACTCTCACCCGGAACATACGCGGTTCCCGGTATTTCCTGCCCCAGTCGCATGACAGACATATATACGGCACACGCTATCGGGCCATGGAACCACAGGGGGAGACTGCGTGGTAAGACTTCGACGTCATCGCGTGAAGCCTCCCGGCAGCTGCCGCCTGACGGCCCATGAGGCGCAGGTCTGGCGGTCCTTTCGCGCCGCCATCCAGGGCGAGAAAGGAGAGAGCGCCGTAGCCCACGTACTCGACCGGAGCGGCCTGGCCGTGCTGCACAACGCCATACTGCCGACAGGTGACGGCAGGACCACCCAGATTGACCACCTGTTCCTCAGCCCGCGGGGCATCCATGTCGTGGAGACAAAGCGGCATGGCGGCGAACTGACCGGACACCCGGAAGATGAACGGTGGCGACAGCGTTTTGCTGGCGAGGCGCCCGACGCCCCGCCCCGGCTGATTTACAGCCCGGTGATGCAGAATGCCGCCCATTGCCGGGCCGTCTACGCGCTGGCCCGCCTCGTGGACCCGACCATCCAGGTCTTCAGCCACGTCGTGATGACGGGAACTGCGGTCCTGTCACCGGCGCTTGTCGCCTGCACCCTTTCCCTTTCCGAGTTGGAAACCCTGCTGCACGATCTTGAGCGCAACGTGCCGCAGGGCACACTGATTAACGCATGGCGGCGCATCGGGCTGGTCTGCCATGCCAGCGGGCATCAGTAAGCGGCCTCCCTGTCGAGAAAATCGAGCAGTTCCGCGATTTCCCCGGTTGAAAGCATGCGTCCGCGACAGGCCTCGCTATCGCGGGGAAAATCGAGCGGCTCACCACCATGGTCACGGTTGCCGGCACTGATCCAGAGCACCCGCTCCGGCTCCTCGGGATCATAATCGAGGCGAACCCCGAGGCCATCGCCAAGGTCGATGAAATCGGAGAGCAGGTCGTCCTCACACCGAAGCGGAAGCGTGCCGATTTCCACACCGACCCATCTGTCGGGAAATCTGGCCCGGAGAAGGTCGGTGAGCTGGCGCGTATGCGGCCTGAGATCCGTCGGATCCCGGACGGGCGGCGGTGGCTCCAGGGGCTGCAGGAAACCCGCCTCGTCATCATCCCAGTCATCGGGCTCAATCGGCGGCACCGGCTTTTTCGCCATAAAGCAGACGTCCTTCGACCAAAAGAAAAGCAATTTACGACCACAGCGTCGGACGGAACAGCCTGTTTGGGTTGTACACATATACGCATCATCGTCTCAGGGGACATGATTGTTGCTAGACGAGCACCAGAGGTTTTCCGAGCATGTTTATACAGGCTACCCTAAGTAGGGTAAGATAACTTCTTTGTCACGAACAATAAAAACATATAAACAACGAGATGATATTACATTATAGTTCGTGAGCCATCCAAGTGTAATATTGGGATATTTTACTAAGAAGACTTCTGGCGCACAATAAGGTCACTTTTCTGCTTGTGTAGAAATATACCGAAATATATATTGATGGAACCAAATCGCATTAGAGCCTGATCCGAAAGTTTTTGAACAATACCAGCCTGTTGTGATTCATCCGTCTTTACGAAGAGATGGAGTGAATGGTGACATGGACTGGTATTGCCCGACGTGAACATAGCCGGGAAGGACTGCGATATCCATCGGATATGATGGACGGGGAATGGGCTTTGATCATGCCATTTGTGCCCCCTGCGAAACGGGGCGGTCGCCCTCGCACGACGGATATGCGCGAGGTGGTCAATGCGATGCTCTACATAGCCTCGGCCGGGTGCGCGTGGCGCCTGCTGCCGAAATGCTTTCCGCCGGTCTCGACTGTCAGGCGCTATTTCTACGCCTGGCGTGATACCGGGCTGTTCGAGGTCATGAATACGGTGCTGGTCATGAGCCTGCGCGAGATCGAGGGGCGTGAAGCCTCCCCGAGCGCGGGCGTGATTGACAGCCAGTCGGTGAAAACTACGGAAAGCGGCGGGCTTTCGGGCTATGACGCGGGCAAGAAGGTCAAGGGCCGCAAGCGCCATATCGTGACTGATACCTGCGGCTTCCTGATCTTTCTCCTCGTTCATGCCGCCGATATCCAGGATCGTGATGGGGCCGTTGATGTCCTGGCGGCAATACGCAGGCGCTTTCCCTGGCTGCGCCACATCTTCGCTGATGGCGGCTATGCTGGCGAGAAATTGCGATCCGCGCTCGCCTCCATGGGAAAATGGACGGTCGAAATCATCAGGCGGTCCGATACGGTGAAAGGCTTTCAGATCCTGCCGCGCCGCTGGGTGGTTGAACGGACATTCGCCTGGCTGGGACGGTGCAGGCGGCTCGCCAAAGATTGGGAACAATCCATTGCGTCCTCAACCGCATGGACATTGATCGCCTCGATCCGCATGCTCACACGACGGACAGCAAGGCATTTACACGCTATATGTGTCGTACGCACAACAGACCGCAAACATATCCCGGTTGTCGTTGGGGAAACATGATGCTTTTCGAAGGATACCATACTGTGATGCGAATGCGACCAGTGTTATTTCTTCGGACATACGCTCCACTGACCTTGCAGCTCTGCCTGTTCGGTATTCCATGGAAGGCATCTGCCACGCCAGCCAAGGCACCAGGGGTCGCTTATTTTACTCCCCAGAACGCTTCGTCATCTTCACCGCATTCGATTCCGCTTTCCAATCCGTCCGCAACACCGAACTCGCGCACCTTACAGGAAAGTTTTTATCAAAGCGCTCCCGCTCCTCGCTCGCTTACGACGTCGCCCGGCCTCAAGAATTTGGATCATGTTGGTCCTTTTGCAATCGAACATAGCCAGAGCAGCCCTATTCCGCTGGAGCAGGGGACAACGATCACCGCAGCTTATCCCGTAAAAGGCGTACAGGGCATGGACCTCGT is drawn from Komagataeibacter xylinus and contains these coding sequences:
- a CDS encoding nuclease-related domain-containing protein, whose protein sequence is MVRLRRHRVKPPGSCRLTAHEAQVWRSFRAAIQGEKGESAVAHVLDRSGLAVLHNAILPTGDGRTTQIDHLFLSPRGIHVVETKRHGGELTGHPEDERWRQRFAGEAPDAPPRLIYSPVMQNAAHCRAVYALARLVDPTIQVFSHVVMTGTAVLSPALVACTLSLSELETLLHDLERNVPQGTLINAWRRIGLVCHASGHQ
- a CDS encoding IS5-like element IS1031A family transposase, whose translation is MVTWTGIARREHSREGLRYPSDMMDGEWALIMPFVPPAKRGGRPRTTDMREVVNAMLYIASAGCAWRLLPKCFPPVSTVRRYFYAWRDTGLFEVMNTVLVMSLREIEGREASPSAGVIDSQSVKTTESGGLSGYDAGKKVKGRKRHIVTDTCGFLIFLLVHAADIQDRDGAVDVLAAIRRRFPWLRHIFADGGYAGEKLRSALASMGKWTVEIIRRSDTVKGFQILPRRWVVERTFAWLGRCRRLAKDWEQSIASSTAWTLIASIRMLTRRTARHLHAICVVRTTDRKHIPVVVGET